One window from the genome of Variovorax sp. PAMC26660 encodes:
- a CDS encoding DUF6172 family protein, with the protein MRKTFQLQVEGKHPDRLLEAIKHEIRKYIKRERRRVLPEGSDFWDFDCKFGAAEESAEVVHLSAITGLIDGVVKEAGKQFYVEVVAKPGKRAPRQPGERAEEPPEED; encoded by the coding sequence ATGAGAAAAACCTTTCAGCTCCAGGTCGAGGGCAAGCACCCCGACCGGCTTCTTGAAGCCATCAAACACGAGATCCGCAAGTACATCAAGCGCGAGCGCCGGCGCGTTCTGCCCGAAGGTTCCGACTTCTGGGACTTCGATTGCAAGTTCGGCGCGGCCGAAGAATCCGCCGAAGTCGTTCACCTTTCCGCCATCACCGGCCTGATCGACGGTGTGGTCAAGGAAGCCGGCAAGCAGTTCTACGTAGAGGTCGTGGCCAAGCCCGGCAAGCGCGCGCCGCGCCAGCCCGGAGAACGGGCGGAAGAGCCGCCCGAAGAAGACTGA
- the mfd gene encoding transcription-repair coupling factor, with amino-acid sequence MDLPLLTAGKRFTLPRPPLSADALLLAQLGMREKAAGRATAMFTADANDAQRLIDEIAFFAPDLRCALFPDWETLPYDSFSPHQDLISERLATLWRISQKEADVVLVPATTALYRLAPPAFLAGYTFHFRAKQKLEESKLKAQLTLAGYSHVTQVVSPGEYAVRGGLIDLFPMGSLVPFRVDLFDDEIDTIRTFDPDTQRSLYPVPEVRLLPGREFPMDDDARGRFRSRWRELLEGDPTKSRIYKDMGNGVATAGIEYYLPLFFDETATVFDYLGPDATIVLHGDLEPAFQHFWQDTNERYRLVQGDPERPALPPEALFLNAEQFYQRAKPHAQLAIRGDVPTETPYAEFDKLPPFAVVRGAEDPLVGLKAHIKATPHRVLLIAESDGRRESLLDFLRASGVSPPAFDSLAEFEASPDEKIGIATAALASGFAWREQSIDLVTETELFATAPTTRRRNKKQEQVSDVEALIKDLSELNVGDPVVHTAHGIGRYRGLIHMDLGQGIDAEGKPLLQEMLHLEYADKATLYVPVSQLHQISRYTGVSADEAPLHRLGSGQWEKAKRKAAEQVRDSAAELLHIYARRAAREGHAFRYSAADYEVFANDFGFQETADQKAAIHAVVQDMISPQPMDRLVCGDVGFGKTEVALRAAFIAVTGGKQVAFLAPTTLLAEQHYQTLVDRFAKWPVRVAEMSRFRSAKEISAAAKGLAEGTVDIVIGTHKLLSPSIKFKNLGLLIIDEEHRFGVRHKEAMKAMRAEVDVLTLTATPIPRTLGMALEGLRDLSVIATAPQRRLAIKTFVRNEGTGVIREAVLRELKRGGQVYFLHNEVETIQNRRQKLEEILPEARIAVAHGQMPERELERVMRDFVAQRYNLLLCSTIIETGIDVPTANTIVMSRADKFGLAQLHQLRGRVGRSHHQAYAYLMVPDIEGLTKQAAQRLDAIQQMEELGSGFYLAMHDLEIRGTGEVLGENQSGNMMEIGFQLYNEMLSEAVRALKAGQEPDLLSPLSVTTEINLHAPALLPDDYCGDVHLRLSFYKKLATAKTSDQIDTLLEEIVDRFGKLPPQAQTLIDTHRLRVLARPYGVVKVDAAPGIIHITFKKDPPVDSMAIIQLIQKNKHIKLAGNEKLRIERELKEPKERAQMVRDVLRSLGQPLVKEPAPA; translated from the coding sequence ATGGACCTCCCCCTCCTCACGGCGGGCAAGCGTTTCACGCTGCCGCGTCCCCCGTTGTCGGCCGACGCCTTGCTGCTCGCGCAGCTGGGCATGCGCGAGAAGGCCGCCGGCCGCGCCACCGCGATGTTCACGGCCGACGCCAACGACGCGCAGCGGCTGATCGACGAAATCGCCTTCTTCGCGCCCGATCTGCGCTGTGCCCTGTTCCCCGACTGGGAAACGCTGCCCTACGACAGCTTCTCGCCGCACCAGGACCTGATCAGCGAACGCCTGGCCACGCTCTGGCGCATCAGCCAGAAAGAGGCCGACGTGGTGCTGGTGCCCGCCACCACCGCGCTCTACCGGCTCGCGCCGCCGGCTTTCCTGGCCGGCTACACCTTCCATTTCAGGGCCAAGCAGAAGCTGGAAGAGTCCAAGCTCAAGGCCCAGCTCACGCTGGCCGGCTACAGCCATGTGACGCAGGTGGTAAGCCCCGGTGAATACGCGGTGCGCGGCGGCCTGATCGACCTGTTCCCCATGGGCTCGCTGGTGCCGTTTCGCGTCGACCTGTTCGACGACGAGATCGACACCATCCGCACCTTCGACCCCGACACCCAGCGCAGCCTGTACCCGGTGCCCGAAGTGCGCCTGCTGCCGGGCCGCGAATTCCCGATGGACGACGACGCCCGCGGGCGCTTTCGCAGCCGCTGGCGCGAACTGCTCGAGGGCGATCCGACCAAGAGCCGCATCTACAAGGACATGGGCAACGGCGTGGCCACCGCCGGTATCGAGTACTACCTGCCGCTGTTCTTCGACGAGACGGCCACGGTGTTCGACTACCTCGGCCCTGACGCCACCATCGTGCTGCACGGCGACCTGGAGCCCGCGTTCCAGCATTTCTGGCAGGACACGAACGAGCGTTACCGGCTGGTGCAAGGCGACCCCGAGCGCCCGGCGTTGCCGCCCGAGGCGCTCTTCCTCAACGCCGAGCAGTTCTACCAGCGCGCCAAGCCCCATGCACAGCTCGCCATTCGCGGCGACGTGCCCACCGAAACGCCCTACGCCGAATTCGACAAGCTGCCGCCTTTCGCGGTGGTGCGCGGCGCCGAAGACCCGCTGGTCGGCCTGAAGGCCCACATCAAGGCCACGCCGCACCGCGTGCTGCTGATCGCCGAAAGCGACGGCCGCCGCGAGAGCCTGCTCGACTTCCTGCGCGCCAGCGGCGTGAGCCCGCCGGCCTTCGACTCGCTGGCCGAGTTCGAGGCCTCGCCCGACGAAAAGATCGGCATCGCCACCGCCGCGCTGGCCTCTGGCTTTGCATGGCGCGAGCAGAGCATCGACCTCGTCACCGAGACCGAGCTGTTCGCCACCGCGCCCACCACGCGCAGGCGCAACAAGAAGCAGGAACAGGTCAGCGACGTCGAAGCGCTCATCAAGGACCTGTCGGAGCTGAATGTCGGCGACCCGGTGGTCCACACCGCGCACGGCATCGGCCGCTACCGGGGCCTGATCCACATGGACCTGGGCCAGGGCATCGATGCCGAAGGCAAGCCCCTGCTGCAGGAAATGCTGCACCTGGAGTACGCCGACAAGGCCACGCTCTACGTGCCGGTGTCGCAGTTGCACCAGATCAGCCGCTACACCGGCGTCAGCGCCGATGAAGCACCGCTGCACCGGCTGGGCTCCGGCCAATGGGAAAAAGCCAAGCGCAAGGCGGCCGAGCAGGTACGCGACTCGGCCGCCGAACTGCTCCACATCTACGCCCGCCGCGCTGCGCGCGAGGGCCACGCCTTCCGCTATTCGGCCGCCGACTACGAGGTGTTCGCCAACGACTTCGGCTTCCAGGAAACCGCCGACCAGAAGGCTGCAATCCACGCCGTGGTGCAGGACATGATCTCGCCGCAGCCGATGGACCGCCTGGTCTGCGGCGACGTGGGTTTCGGCAAGACCGAAGTGGCGCTGCGCGCCGCCTTCATCGCCGTCACCGGCGGCAAGCAGGTGGCGTTCCTCGCGCCCACCACGCTGCTGGCCGAGCAGCACTACCAGACGCTGGTCGACCGCTTTGCCAAGTGGCCCGTGCGGGTGGCCGAGATGAGCCGCTTTCGCTCGGCCAAGGAAATCTCGGCCGCCGCCAAGGGGCTGGCCGAGGGCACGGTCGACATCGTGATCGGCACGCACAAGCTGCTGTCGCCGTCGATCAAGTTCAAGAACCTGGGCCTGCTCATCATCGACGAGGAGCACCGCTTCGGCGTGCGCCACAAGGAGGCGATGAAGGCCATGCGCGCCGAGGTCGACGTGCTCACGCTCACCGCCACGCCGATTCCGCGCACGCTGGGCATGGCGCTCGAAGGCCTGCGCGACCTGAGCGTGATCGCCACCGCGCCGCAGCGCCGGCTGGCCATCAAGACCTTCGTGCGCAACGAAGGCACCGGCGTGATCCGCGAAGCCGTGCTGCGCGAGCTGAAGCGCGGCGGGCAGGTCTACTTCCTGCACAACGAGGTCGAGACCATCCAGAACCGGCGCCAGAAGCTCGAAGAGATATTGCCCGAGGCCCGTATCGCGGTAGCCCACGGCCAGATGCCCGAGCGCGAGCTGGAACGCGTCATGCGCGACTTCGTGGCGCAGCGCTACAACCTCTTGCTGTGCTCGACCATCATCGAGACCGGCATCGACGTACCCACCGCCAACACCATCGTGATGAGCCGTGCCGACAAGTTCGGCCTGGCGCAGTTGCACCAGTTGCGCGGCCGCGTCGGGCGCTCCCACCACCAGGCCTATGCCTACCTGATGGTCCCCGACATCGAGGGCCTGACCAAGCAGGCCGCGCAGCGCCTGGACGCCATCCAGCAGATGGAAGAGCTGGGCTCGGGCTTCTACCTTGCGATGCACGACCTGGAAATTCGCGGCACGGGCGAAGTGCTCGGCGAGAACCAGAGCGGCAACATGATGGAAATCGGCTTCCAGCTCTACAACGAGATGCTGAGCGAAGCCGTGCGCGCGCTCAAGGCCGGGCAGGAGCCCGACCTGCTGTCGCCGCTGTCGGTCACCACCGAGATCAACCTGCACGCCCCCGCCCTGCTGCCCGACGACTATTGCGGCGACGTGCACCTGCGCCTGTCGTTCTACAAGAAACTCGCGACCGCCAAGACCTCCGACCAGATCGACACGCTGCTCGAAGAAATCGTCGACCGCTTCGGCAAGCTGCCGCCGCAGGCGCAGACGCTGATCGACACGCACCGGCTGCGCGTGCTGGCGCGGCCGTATGGCGTGGTCAAGGTGGATGCCGCGCCGGGCATCATCCACATCACCTTCAAGAAGGATCCGCCGGTCGATTCGATGGCCATCATCCAGCTGATCCAGAAGAACAAGCACATCAAGCTCGCCGGCAACGAAAAGCTGCGCATCGAGCGCGAACTGAAAGAGCCGAAGGAGCGTGCGCAGATGGTGCGCGATGTGCTGCGCAGCCTCGGACAACCCCTCGTCAAGGAACCCGCCCCCGCATGA
- the serB gene encoding phosphoserine phosphatase SerB, whose protein sequence is MSATEISPGLVIQRVKPPLALADFKLIAFDMDSTLINIECIDEIADAVGKKAEVAAITEATMRGEIKDFKESLRRRVALLQGVPVAALQQVYDERLELNPGADRLVAACKAAGLKVLLVSGGFTFFANRVKERLGIDFARSNLLDEANGHLTGQVVTQSWGDICDGAEKRRTLLEIASLMGISAQETIAVGDGANDLPMMGEAGLSVAYHAKPKVREQAMVAINEGGLDRLLDILR, encoded by the coding sequence ATGAGCGCTACAGAAATCTCCCCCGGCCTCGTCATCCAGCGCGTGAAGCCGCCGCTGGCACTGGCCGACTTCAAGCTGATCGCGTTCGACATGGACTCGACGCTGATCAACATCGAATGCATCGACGAGATCGCCGATGCCGTTGGCAAGAAGGCCGAGGTAGCCGCAATCACCGAAGCCACGATGCGCGGCGAGATCAAGGACTTCAAGGAAAGCCTGCGCCGCCGCGTGGCGCTGCTGCAGGGCGTGCCGGTCGCGGCGCTGCAGCAGGTGTACGACGAGCGGCTGGAGCTCAACCCGGGCGCCGACCGACTCGTGGCGGCCTGCAAGGCAGCGGGCCTCAAGGTGCTGCTGGTCTCTGGCGGATTCACCTTCTTCGCGAACCGTGTGAAGGAGCGGCTGGGCATCGACTTCGCGCGCTCCAACCTGCTCGACGAAGCCAACGGCCACCTCACCGGCCAGGTCGTCACGCAAAGCTGGGGCGACATCTGCGACGGCGCCGAGAAGCGACGCACGCTGCTCGAAATTGCCTCGCTCATGGGCATCTCTGCGCAGGAAACCATCGCCGTGGGCGACGGTGCGAACGACCTGCCGATGATGGGCGAAGCCGGCCTTTCAGTGGCCTACCACGCCAAGCCGAAGGTGCGCGAGCAGGCCATGGTGGCCATCAATGAAGGTGGGCTTGACCGCCTGCTGGATATTCTGAGATGA
- the nth gene encoding endonuclease III — protein MKKDNIPPFFAILQAANPTPETELEYSTPFELLAAVLLSAQATDVGVNKATRKLYPVANTPQAIYDLGVEGLEEYIKTIGLYRSKARHLIETCRMLIELHGGEVPRTRAELEALPGVGRKTANVVLNVAFGEATIAVDTHIFRIGNRTGLAPGKTPLEVELKLEKRVPPEYRLHAHHWLILHGRYICVARKPRCWECAVAAFCDYKPKTPAPKTA, from the coding sequence ATGAAAAAAGACAACATTCCCCCTTTCTTCGCCATCCTGCAGGCGGCCAACCCCACGCCCGAGACCGAACTCGAATACAGCACGCCCTTCGAGCTGCTGGCCGCCGTGCTGCTCTCGGCCCAGGCCACCGACGTGGGCGTGAACAAGGCCACGCGCAAGCTTTACCCGGTAGCCAACACGCCGCAGGCCATCTACGACCTGGGCGTGGAAGGGCTGGAGGAGTACATCAAGACCATCGGCCTGTACCGCAGCAAGGCCAGGCACCTGATCGAGACCTGCCGCATGCTGATCGAGCTGCACGGCGGCGAAGTGCCGAGAACGCGCGCCGAACTCGAGGCGCTGCCCGGTGTCGGCCGAAAGACCGCCAACGTGGTGCTCAACGTGGCCTTCGGCGAAGCCACCATCGCGGTCGACACGCACATCTTTCGCATCGGCAACCGCACCGGGCTCGCACCGGGCAAGACGCCGCTGGAGGTGGAACTGAAGCTCGAGAAGCGCGTCCCACCCGAGTACCGGCTGCACGCGCACCACTGGCTGATCCTCCACGGGCGCTACATCTGCGTAGCGCGCAAGCCGCGCTGCTGGGAATGCGCGGTCGCCGCCTTCTGCGACTACAAGCCCAAGACGCCCGCGCCGAAAACGGCCTGA
- a CDS encoding methyl-accepting chemotaxis protein produces the protein MFDLSNLKIGARLGLGFALLLLLQLVITGIGLHEMANLSDRIAFATEVGARKLDQLNNVQSAIGKRAIAARNLALVEDPAAQKGDVELVGTSQREIDSGLQSLATVMADPVSASAEERRMLEKLRALEAQYLPIAGNVVALATSHQTEAAVKALTQECMPLLNQVLAHVSAFQALLKKSADESSASAQAAYQRAKWLILSISCASLLGGLLLAFRMTRSITRPLGQAVTVAQQVASGDLTARIEVADTSESGMLMRALRAMNDELAKVVGQVREGTDSIASASSQIASGNRDLSSRTEAQASSLEQTAASMQELTSTVKQNADNARLANQLADSASQVASRGGAVVDQVVEKMASINASSRKVVEIIGVIDGISFQTNILALNAAVEAARAGEQGRGFAVVASEVRNLAQRSAAAAKEIKTLIGDSVVEVDAGSTLVNEAGKTMEEIMGSVRRVTDIMAEITAASQEQSAGIEQVNDAIKQMDRTTQQNAALVEQASAAAQSMNDQAAGLVHAVRMFKLA, from the coding sequence ATGTTCGATCTTTCGAATCTCAAAATCGGAGCCCGTCTGGGACTGGGGTTTGCGTTGTTGCTGCTGCTTCAGCTCGTCATCACGGGCATCGGCCTGCACGAGATGGCGAACCTTTCGGACCGCATCGCCTTTGCGACCGAGGTGGGCGCGCGCAAGCTGGACCAGTTGAACAACGTGCAGTCGGCCATCGGCAAGCGCGCCATTGCGGCGCGCAACCTGGCGCTGGTGGAAGACCCGGCCGCGCAGAAGGGCGACGTCGAACTCGTCGGGACCTCGCAGCGCGAGATCGACAGCGGGCTGCAGAGCCTCGCGACAGTCATGGCCGACCCGGTCTCCGCGAGCGCCGAAGAGCGCAGGATGCTGGAGAAGCTGCGCGCGCTCGAGGCGCAGTACCTGCCCATCGCCGGGAACGTCGTGGCGCTCGCCACGTCGCATCAGACCGAGGCGGCCGTGAAGGCGCTGACGCAGGAATGCATGCCGCTGCTGAACCAGGTGCTGGCGCACGTGTCGGCCTTCCAGGCGCTGCTGAAGAAAAGTGCCGACGAAAGCTCGGCGTCGGCCCAGGCGGCCTACCAGCGTGCCAAGTGGCTCATCCTGTCGATCAGTTGTGCATCGCTGCTCGGCGGACTGCTGCTGGCGTTTCGCATGACGCGCTCCATCACCCGCCCGCTCGGGCAGGCGGTGACGGTGGCGCAGCAGGTGGCGTCGGGCGACCTGACGGCGCGCATCGAAGTGGCCGACACCTCGGAGTCGGGCATGCTGATGCGGGCGCTGCGCGCCATGAACGACGAGCTGGCCAAGGTGGTGGGCCAGGTGCGCGAGGGCACGGATTCGATTGCCAGCGCGTCGAGCCAGATCGCGTCGGGCAACCGCGACCTGTCGTCGCGCACCGAGGCGCAGGCCAGTTCGCTGGAGCAGACGGCGGCGTCGATGCAGGAGCTGACCTCCACCGTCAAGCAGAACGCCGACAACGCGCGGCTGGCCAACCAGCTGGCCGACTCGGCTTCGCAGGTGGCCTCGCGCGGCGGCGCGGTGGTCGACCAGGTGGTGGAGAAGATGGCGTCCATCAACGCGTCGTCGCGCAAGGTGGTGGAGATCATCGGCGTGATCGACGGCATTTCGTTCCAGACCAACATCCTCGCGCTGAACGCGGCGGTGGAGGCGGCCCGCGCGGGCGAGCAGGGGCGGGGCTTCGCGGTGGTCGCGTCGGAGGTGCGCAACCTGGCGCAGCGCTCGGCGGCGGCCGCGAAAGAAATCAAGACGCTGATCGGCGACTCGGTGGTCGAGGTTGACGCGGGCAGCACGCTGGTCAACGAGGCCGGCAAGACCATGGAAGAGATCATGGGCAGCGTGCGCCGGGTGACGGACATCATGGCCGAGATCACCGCGGCCAGCCAGGAGCAGTCGGCCGGCATCGAACAGGTCAACGACGCCATCAAGCAGATGGACCGCACCACGCAGCAGAACGCGGCGCTGGTGGAGCAGGCCTCAGCCGCCGCGCAGTCGATGAACGATCAGGCGGCGGGGCTGGTGCATGCGGTGCGCATGTTCAAGCTGGCCTGA
- a CDS encoding PLP-dependent aminotransferase family protein, which produces MQFASRLDNVETSAIRELFKLLGKPGIISFAGGFPDSAMFDVEGLREASQKALTEEPGAALQYGATEGYEPLRTQLSSFMKTKGVDVDPSGLIVTTGSQQALDLLGKTMISPGDKVIVEGPTFLATIQCFRLYGAQLISAPIDANGVKTDELEKLIAEHKPKFVYLIPTFGNPSGATLSLERRKKVLELAVKYQTLIVEDDPYGDLYFGEAPPPSIMALAKDVPGSRELLAHCGSLSKVLSPGLRIGWMIAPAELLAKATMCKQFSDAHTSTFSQATAAQYLKSGRMPATLAHVREVYGQRAQAMGAALKRELGDAVSFTQPNGGLFFWARLTGANGKLADANELAKRAIEKLVAFVPGAPFFAENPDLSTLRLSFATADVAKIEEGVKRLGQAL; this is translated from the coding sequence ATGCAATTCGCCTCCCGCCTCGACAACGTCGAAACCTCCGCCATCCGCGAACTCTTCAAGCTGCTGGGCAAGCCCGGCATCATCAGTTTCGCGGGCGGTTTCCCGGACAGCGCCATGTTCGACGTCGAGGGCCTCAGGGAAGCGAGCCAGAAGGCGCTGACCGAAGAGCCCGGCGCCGCCCTGCAGTACGGCGCCACCGAGGGCTACGAGCCGCTGCGCACGCAGCTCAGTTCTTTCATGAAGACCAAGGGCGTCGATGTCGACCCGAGCGGCCTGATCGTCACCACCGGCAGCCAGCAGGCGCTCGACCTGCTGGGCAAGACCATGATCTCGCCCGGCGACAAGGTGATCGTCGAAGGCCCGACCTTCCTGGCCACCATTCAGTGCTTTCGCCTGTATGGCGCGCAGCTCATCAGCGCGCCCATCGACGCCAATGGCGTAAAGACCGACGAGCTCGAAAAGCTCATCGCCGAGCACAAGCCCAAGTTCGTCTACCTGATCCCGACCTTCGGCAACCCGAGCGGCGCCACGCTGAGCCTGGAGCGCCGCAAGAAGGTGCTGGAGCTGGCGGTCAAGTACCAGACGCTGATCGTCGAAGACGACCCGTACGGCGATCTCTACTTCGGCGAAGCCCCGCCGCCATCGATCATGGCTTTGGCCAAAGACGTGCCCGGCAGCCGCGAACTGCTGGCGCACTGCGGCAGCCTGAGCAAGGTGCTCAGCCCCGGCCTGCGCATCGGCTGGATGATCGCGCCGGCCGAACTGCTCGCCAAGGCCACCATGTGCAAGCAGTTCAGCGACGCGCACACGAGCACCTTTTCGCAGGCCACGGCCGCGCAGTACCTCAAGAGCGGCCGCATGCCCGCCACGCTGGCGCATGTGCGCGAGGTGTACGGCCAGCGCGCACAGGCCATGGGCGCGGCGCTCAAGCGCGAGCTGGGCGATGCGGTGAGCTTCACGCAGCCCAACGGCGGTTTGTTCTTCTGGGCACGCCTGACGGGTGCCAACGGCAAGCTGGCCGACGCCAACGAACTGGCCAAGCGCGCCATCGAGAAGCTGGTGGCCTTCGTGCCGGGCGCGCCGTTCTTCGCGGAGAACCCCGATCTGTCGACCCTGCGCCTGAGCTTTGCAACGGCCGACGTGGCCAAGATCGAAGAAGGCGTGAAGCGCCTCGGTCAGGCGCTGTAA
- a CDS encoding Ldh family oxidoreductase yields the protein MTTATAPLYRADALRDYASALLQKAGLAASMADSVARTLVEGDLLGHDTHGLALLAGYVKEIESGGMTRDGAPEMLSDRPAAVLWDGKRLPGPWLMDQGMDLLIPRARELGTASLVIRRSHHIACLAVYMLRALQEDMLMLLACSDPNTASVAPFGGTQAVFTPNPLAMGFPLSQGGVMVDISASITTNGMSNRKRAAGETFAEEWLIDAAGKPSNNPQVLFDQPPGTLLPVGGLSHGHKGYGMALLVETLTGGLAGFGRADPPEGWGATVHITLHDLHAFGGKEAFLRQMDHVAAQCRDNTPVDPAKPVRLPGEGGLKRREGQSKNGVRLHPSIARSLQEAEQRHGLALARALVI from the coding sequence ATGACCACAGCAACCGCCCCGCTCTACCGCGCCGACGCGCTCCGGGACTACGCCAGCGCCCTGCTGCAAAAGGCAGGACTCGCCGCATCGATGGCCGACAGCGTCGCGCGCACGCTGGTCGAAGGCGACCTGCTGGGCCACGACACGCACGGCCTGGCACTGCTGGCCGGCTACGTGAAGGAGATCGAATCGGGCGGCATGACCCGCGACGGCGCCCCCGAGATGCTGTCGGACCGCCCCGCCGCCGTGCTGTGGGACGGCAAGCGCCTGCCCGGCCCCTGGCTCATGGACCAGGGCATGGACCTGCTGATTCCGCGTGCGCGCGAACTCGGCACCGCCTCGCTGGTCATCCGCCGCAGCCACCACATCGCCTGCCTCGCGGTCTACATGCTGCGCGCGCTGCAGGAAGACATGCTGATGCTGCTGGCCTGCTCCGACCCCAACACCGCCAGCGTCGCGCCCTTCGGCGGCACGCAGGCGGTGTTCACGCCGAATCCGCTGGCCATGGGCTTTCCGCTGTCGCAGGGGGGCGTGATGGTCGATATTTCGGCCTCGATCACCACCAACGGCATGAGCAACCGCAAGCGCGCAGCCGGCGAGACCTTTGCCGAGGAATGGCTGATCGATGCGGCCGGCAAGCCGTCGAACAACCCGCAGGTGCTGTTCGACCAGCCACCCGGCACGCTGCTGCCGGTCGGCGGACTGAGCCACGGGCACAAGGGCTACGGGATGGCGCTGCTGGTGGAAACATTGACCGGTGGCCTGGCCGGCTTTGGCCGTGCGGACCCGCCAGAAGGCTGGGGAGCCACCGTGCACATCACGCTGCACGACCTGCATGCCTTCGGCGGCAAGGAAGCCTTCCTGCGCCAGATGGACCATGTGGCGGCCCAGTGCCGGGACAACACACCCGTCGACCCTGCAAAGCCGGTGCGGCTGCCGGGCGAAGGCGGTTTGAAGCGTCGGGAGGGGCAGTCGAAGAACGGGGTGCGGCTGCACCCGTCGATTGCGCGTTCGCTGCAGGAGGCGGAACAGCGCCACGGGCTGGCGCTGGCCCGCGCGCTGGTGATCTGA
- a CDS encoding Ivy family c-type lysozyme inhibitor has product MTTKKTSSRGTTFLAAALLGLAACMPAVSWSQAASPGLPADAMAQYGGRWSTACADAGAPTLQVRQDMLIAESGKRRVVGNAPLTAHSFFGNRPPPANFDLALISSVGKAGAMTFLVYRDVRGQLIMLDADKPVAGQLGPELMKQRYWHCDGAAHAATPPTEPPAAKLPPPPTGSPAALAQGPAMQKAWSTALGTRETDRWLVRREGPSPEPQWVTVDGTRYLLHAFCKPHDCYDNNAIALYDQGSGRIYGLVQRSGKNRLVGTPPAALAPQLDKLWREQWRQKN; this is encoded by the coding sequence ATGACAACGAAGAAGACCTCGTCCCGCGGCACCACGTTCCTCGCCGCGGCCCTGCTTGGCCTTGCGGCCTGCATGCCGGCCGTGTCGTGGTCGCAGGCCGCCTCGCCGGGCCTGCCGGCCGATGCCATGGCGCAGTACGGCGGCCGCTGGTCGACCGCCTGCGCCGATGCCGGCGCGCCCACGCTGCAGGTGCGCCAGGACATGCTGATCGCCGAAAGCGGCAAGCGCCGCGTCGTCGGCAACGCACCGCTGACGGCGCACAGCTTTTTCGGCAACCGCCCGCCGCCGGCGAATTTCGACCTGGCGTTGATAAGCAGCGTAGGCAAGGCCGGCGCAATGACCTTCCTCGTCTACCGCGACGTGCGCGGCCAGTTGATCATGCTGGACGCCGACAAGCCGGTTGCCGGCCAGCTCGGCCCTGAGTTGATGAAACAGCGCTACTGGCATTGCGACGGTGCCGCCCACGCCGCGACGCCGCCCACCGAGCCCCCGGCCGCCAAGCTGCCGCCGCCGCCCACCGGCAGCCCCGCCGCGCTGGCACAAGGCCCCGCCATGCAGAAAGCCTGGAGCACTGCGCTGGGCACGCGCGAAACCGACCGCTGGCTGGTGCGCCGCGAAGGCCCTTCGCCCGAGCCGCAATGGGTGACGGTCGATGGCACGCGCTACCTGCTGCATGCGTTCTGCAAGCCGCACGACTGCTACGACAACAACGCGATCGCCCTGTACGACCAGGGTTCGGGCCGCATCTACGGCCTGGTGCAGCGCAGCGGCAAGAACCGGCTGGTGGGCACGCCGCCCGCCGCGCTCGCACCCCAGCTCGACAAGCTCTGGCGCGAGCAGTGGCGTCAGAAGAACTGA